A single region of the Streptomyces sp. NBC_01803 genome encodes:
- a CDS encoding RtcB family protein, translating to MELIEEGPCRFRIPERGGMRVPGVVFAAPELLPEAAGDQALDQVVNVAALPGIVGASYAMPDVHWGYGFPIGGVAATDADAGGVVSPGGVGFDISCGVRLLAARCDRDALAPRLEAVMDALGRTVPRGAGRGAVWHLGRRELARVLAEGARYAVERGHGVERDLERCEDGGTLPGAAAAAEVSDRALERGLGQLGSLGSGNHFLEVQAVETVYDEPAARAMGLREGQVCVMIHCGSRGLGHQICTDHVRAMERAMPRYGIRVPDRQLACVPVGSEEGAAYLAAMAAAANYARANRQLLGEATRRAFERHAGGTGLDLVYDISHNLAKIETHAVDGVEHRLCVHRKGATRALPAGHPDLPPDLAATGQPVLIPGTMGTASYVLAGRPDGGHAWHSTCHGAGRVRSRHSAAREVRGDRLRADLEAAGVAVRGSTPRGLAEEAPGAYKDIDAVVAASETAGLCGKVARLVPIGVVKG from the coding sequence GTGGAGCTGATCGAAGAAGGACCCTGCCGGTTCCGGATTCCGGAGCGGGGCGGCATGCGCGTACCCGGCGTCGTCTTCGCCGCCCCCGAGCTGCTTCCCGAAGCGGCCGGTGACCAGGCGCTGGACCAGGTGGTGAACGTGGCCGCGCTGCCCGGCATCGTCGGCGCCTCGTACGCCATGCCCGACGTGCACTGGGGCTACGGCTTCCCGATCGGCGGCGTGGCGGCCACCGACGCCGATGCCGGGGGCGTGGTCTCGCCGGGCGGCGTCGGGTTCGACATCTCGTGCGGCGTCCGGCTGCTGGCCGCGCGCTGCGACCGCGACGCGCTGGCGCCCCGGCTGGAGGCCGTGATGGACGCCCTCGGCCGGACCGTCCCGCGCGGCGCGGGGCGCGGCGCCGTCTGGCATCTGGGTCGGCGCGAGCTGGCCCGGGTGCTGGCGGAGGGCGCGCGGTACGCGGTGGAGCGCGGCCACGGTGTGGAGCGTGATCTCGAACGCTGCGAGGACGGCGGCACGCTGCCCGGCGCCGCGGCGGCGGCGGAGGTGAGCGACCGGGCGCTGGAACGCGGCCTCGGGCAGCTCGGCAGCCTCGGCTCGGGCAACCACTTCCTGGAGGTGCAGGCCGTCGAGACCGTCTACGACGAGCCCGCCGCCCGCGCGATGGGGCTGCGGGAGGGACAGGTCTGCGTGATGATCCACTGCGGCTCGCGCGGGCTCGGCCACCAGATCTGCACCGACCACGTGCGCGCGATGGAACGGGCCATGCCGCGCTACGGCATCCGGGTGCCCGACCGGCAGCTCGCCTGTGTCCCGGTCGGCTCCGAGGAGGGCGCCGCGTATCTGGCGGCGATGGCGGCGGCGGCCAACTACGCCCGCGCCAACCGGCAGTTGCTGGGCGAGGCGACCCGTCGGGCGTTCGAGCGGCACGCCGGGGGGACGGGCCTGGACCTCGTGTACGACATCTCGCACAACCTGGCCAAGATCGAGACGCACGCCGTGGACGGCGTCGAGCACCGGCTGTGCGTCCACCGCAAGGGCGCCACCCGCGCGCTCCCGGCCGGGCACCCGGACCTGCCGCCCGATCTCGCCGCGACCGGGCAGCCAGTGCTGATCCCGGGCACCATGGGCACCGCCTCGTACGTCCTCGCCGGCCGCCCGGACGGCGGCCACGCGTGGCACTCCACCTGCCACGGCGCGGGCCGGGTGCGCAGCAGGCACAGCGCGGCCCGCGAGGTGCGCGGCGACCGGCTGCGCGCGGACCTGGAGGCGGCCGGCGTGGCGGTCCGGGGCTCGACACCGCGCGGCCTGGCGGAGGAGGCGCCCGGCGCCTACAAGGACATCGACGCGGTGGTGGCGGCGAGCGAGACGGCGGGCCTGTGCGGCAAGGTGGCCCGCCTGGTGCCGATCGGCGTGGTCAAGGGCTGA
- a CDS encoding alpha/beta hydrolase, producing the protein MTDAREHTFTGAGGGEIVVREWPHERPRYVALLVHGYGEHIARYEHVADVLVRHGAAVYGPDHAGHGRSAGERVLIEDFERVVDDVRTVASRARADHPGVPVVVIGHSMGGMIATRYAQRYGQELAGLVLSGPVIGSWAALEALLALPEIPDIPIDPTALSRDPAVGTAYAGDPLVWHGPFKRPTLEALDRTLATIAAAGDLGKLPVLWMHGDADRVVPLAGSRCGIEAVRGTDLTERLYPGAEHEIFNETNKDEVLTDTTRFIDRVLSNAT; encoded by the coding sequence ATGACGGACGCGCGCGAGCACACTTTCACCGGCGCCGGCGGCGGCGAGATCGTCGTGCGGGAGTGGCCGCACGAGCGACCCCGCTATGTCGCCCTCCTGGTGCACGGCTACGGCGAGCACATCGCGCGCTACGAGCACGTGGCGGACGTGCTGGTGCGGCACGGCGCCGCCGTCTACGGCCCGGACCACGCCGGGCACGGGAGGTCGGCGGGCGAACGGGTGCTGATCGAGGACTTCGAGCGGGTGGTCGACGATGTGCGCACCGTGGCGTCGCGCGCCCGCGCGGACCACCCCGGGGTGCCGGTCGTGGTGATCGGCCACTCGATGGGCGGCATGATCGCCACCCGTTACGCCCAGCGGTACGGGCAGGAGCTGGCCGGCCTGGTGCTGTCCGGCCCGGTGATCGGCTCCTGGGCCGCGCTGGAGGCGCTGCTCGCCCTGCCCGAGATCCCCGACATCCCGATCGACCCGACCGCGCTCTCCCGCGACCCGGCGGTGGGCACCGCGTACGCCGGTGACCCGCTGGTGTGGCACGGCCCGTTCAAGCGCCCCACGCTGGAGGCGCTGGACCGGACGCTGGCCACCATCGCGGCGGCGGGCGACCTCGGCAAGCTCCCGGTGCTGTGGATGCACGGCGACGCCGACCGGGTCGTGCCGCTCGCGGGCAGCAGGTGCGGCATCGAAGCGGTGCGCGGCACGGACCTGACCGAGCGTCTCTACCCGGGCGCGGAACACGAGATCTTCAACGAGACGAACAAGGACGAGGTCCTGACCGACACCACCCGCTTCATCGACCGCGTCCTGTCCAACGCGACGTGA
- a CDS encoding AMP-binding protein: protein MFVPFSVRDFLDRAVAVYGTRTGVVDEPAQPAESWGELTYARLGELAAAQAAGLDALGVGPGARIAVVSHNSARLLTSFFGVAGHGRVLVPVNFRLKPDEIAYIVEHSGADVLLVDPELARPLAALPVKHRFTLGAEADAELYRFGVAPVPWEADENALATINYTSGTTARPKGVEITHRNSWVNAVTFALHAGVTDRDVYLHTLPMFHANGWGMPFAMTGLGVKQVVQRRIDGAEILRRVAEHGVTVMCAAPAVVNAVLAAAREWEGEIPGRDRVRVIVAGAPPPTTTIARVEYELGWEFIQIYGLTETSPLLTINRTRAEWDGLDVQARAEKLVRAGTPALGVSLRTSGSGEILARSNVVLRGYWQQPEATEQALGDGWFHTGDGGTIGEDGYLSISDRKKDVIISGGENVSSIEVEDVLFAHPAVAEAAVIGVPDDKWGETVKALVVLKPGFAVTEDDLIAHCKRRLAGFKAPTSVEFRPELARTATGKLQKYKLRQPYWVGHQRGIN, encoded by the coding sequence ATGTTCGTGCCGTTCAGCGTCCGCGACTTCCTCGACCGCGCCGTCGCGGTGTACGGCACGCGCACCGGGGTCGTGGACGAGCCAGCGCAGCCCGCCGAGTCCTGGGGAGAGCTGACCTACGCCCGGCTCGGCGAGCTGGCCGCCGCCCAGGCCGCCGGGCTGGACGCGCTCGGCGTCGGCCCCGGCGCCCGGATCGCGGTCGTCTCCCACAACAGCGCCCGGCTGCTCACCTCGTTCTTCGGCGTGGCCGGGCACGGCAGGGTCCTGGTCCCGGTCAACTTCCGCCTCAAGCCGGACGAGATCGCGTACATCGTGGAGCACTCCGGAGCCGACGTGCTTCTGGTCGATCCCGAACTGGCCAGGCCGCTGGCCGCGTTGCCCGTCAAGCACCGGTTCACCCTTGGTGCCGAGGCCGACGCCGAGCTGTACCGGTTCGGCGTGGCCCCGGTGCCGTGGGAGGCCGACGAGAACGCCCTCGCCACCATCAACTACACCAGCGGCACCACCGCCCGCCCCAAGGGCGTGGAGATCACCCACCGCAACTCCTGGGTGAACGCGGTGACGTTCGCGCTGCACGCCGGGGTCACCGACCGCGACGTCTACCTGCACACGCTGCCGATGTTCCACGCCAACGGCTGGGGCATGCCGTTCGCGATGACCGGCCTCGGCGTCAAGCAGGTGGTGCAGCGCCGGATCGACGGCGCCGAGATACTGCGCCGGGTGGCGGAGCACGGGGTGACCGTGATGTGCGCGGCACCGGCCGTCGTCAACGCCGTGCTGGCCGCCGCCCGCGAGTGGGAGGGCGAGATCCCGGGGCGCGACCGGGTGCGCGTCATCGTGGCCGGCGCCCCGCCGCCTACCACCACCATCGCGCGCGTGGAGTACGAGCTGGGCTGGGAGTTCATCCAGATCTACGGCCTCACCGAGACCTCCCCGCTGCTGACGATCAACCGCACCCGCGCCGAATGGGACGGCCTCGACGTCCAGGCCCGAGCCGAGAAGCTGGTCCGGGCGGGCACCCCCGCGCTGGGCGTCAGCCTGCGCACCTCCGGGTCCGGCGAGATCCTGGCCCGGTCCAACGTCGTCCTGCGCGGGTACTGGCAACAGCCGGAGGCCACTGAACAGGCCCTGGGCGACGGCTGGTTCCACACGGGCGATGGCGGCACGATCGGCGAGGACGGCTATCTGTCCATCAGCGACCGCAAGAAGGACGTCATCATCAGCGGCGGCGAGAACGTCTCGTCCATCGAGGTGGAGGACGTTCTGTTCGCGCACCCGGCCGTCGCCGAGGCGGCGGTGATCGGGGTGCCGGACGACAAGTGGGGAGAGACGGTCAAGGCGTTGGTGGTCCTCAAGCCAGGCTTCGCGGTGACCGAGGATGACTTGATCGCCCACTGCAAGCGGCGGCTGGCCGGGTTCAAGGCGCCCACCTCCGTGGAGTTCCGCCCCGAGCTGGCCCGCACGGCGACCGGCAAGCTCCAGAAGTACAAGCTGCGCCAGCCGTACTGGGTCGGCCACCAGCGCGGCATCAACTGA
- a CDS encoding response regulator transcription factor — MAAVSTAEAPLRLLVVDDHPVVAGGVQLLLRPDPTIVIAGTARSGREAVRVAAEVAPDLVLLDLRLPDMLGTEAIGALRARVPGVRIVLFTAYAEHAALPAALAGGADGCLLKDSSITDLAAALHRIASGVRVIDPRLGTDAASRVTEALIRTGLTPREYEVLRWVAVGRTNPEIAEQLGLTRNTVKAYLQSAMAKLGAHNRVEAVARAGQERLL, encoded by the coding sequence GTGGCTGCCGTGAGCACGGCCGAGGCGCCGCTGCGGCTGCTCGTCGTGGACGACCACCCCGTGGTGGCGGGCGGCGTCCAGCTCCTGCTGCGTCCCGACCCGACGATCGTGATCGCGGGCACGGCCCGTTCCGGGCGCGAGGCGGTGCGGGTGGCGGCCGAGGTGGCGCCGGACCTGGTCCTGCTGGACCTGCGGCTGCCCGACATGCTCGGCACCGAGGCGATCGGCGCGCTGCGGGCACGGGTGCCGGGCGTGCGGATCGTGCTGTTCACCGCGTACGCCGAGCACGCGGCGCTCCCGGCGGCACTCGCGGGCGGCGCGGACGGGTGTCTGCTGAAGGACTCCTCGATCACCGACCTGGCGGCGGCGCTGCACCGGATCGCGAGCGGGGTGCGGGTGATCGACCCCCGGCTCGGCACCGACGCGGCCAGCCGGGTGACCGAGGCACTGATCCGCACCGGGCTGACGCCACGCGAGTACGAGGTGCTGCGGTGGGTGGCGGTGGGCCGCACCAACCCGGAGATCGCCGAGCAGCTCGGGCTGACGCGGAACACGGTGAAGGCGTACCTGCAGAGCGCGATGGCCAAGCTCGGCGCGCACAACCGGGTCGAGGCGGTCGCCCGCGCCGGCCAGGAGCGACTGCTGTAA
- a CDS encoding GAF domain-containing sensor histidine kinase produces MDEDVDAALRTSGALDELIDERHQLALLLDRVALLRRVADAAREAGGVDIGMVGDPGGGDEVVLRGLVGVERECLRDLVVPRGLGLGGKAAALLRPVWVQDYVLSGTITHDFDAPVTEEGLRALLALPMRFGEQFTGVLYVGLRRPARFGDDAITRLQRIADEGAERFFVADRLEERTEAAVAAERARIAAGLHDSVGAMLFTAGAELRDLRTDPGLSPQVTARLRSVERRIAEAASLFRESLAGMDDTAPRQELHATLVADCKVFGERTGIVARCVVVTPVPELDAGRRGALVGVAREALLNVEKHARASSVVVSLAGIDGGVSLAVADDGVGWNDDSRDPAVSSGRGLPMARERLERLGGSLSVVSDEDGGLTVRGWLP; encoded by the coding sequence ATGGACGAGGACGTCGACGCGGCGCTGCGCACGTCGGGCGCGCTCGACGAGTTGATCGACGAGCGGCACCAACTGGCCCTGCTGCTGGACCGGGTGGCGCTGCTGCGGCGGGTCGCCGACGCGGCGCGCGAGGCCGGCGGCGTGGACATCGGGATGGTCGGTGATCCGGGCGGCGGCGACGAGGTCGTGCTGCGCGGGCTCGTGGGTGTCGAACGCGAGTGCCTGCGCGACCTGGTGGTGCCGCGCGGTCTGGGCCTGGGCGGCAAGGCCGCCGCGCTGCTGCGCCCGGTGTGGGTGCAGGACTACGTGCTCAGCGGCACGATCACGCACGACTTCGACGCGCCGGTCACCGAGGAGGGCCTGCGGGCGCTGCTGGCCCTGCCGATGCGCTTCGGGGAGCAGTTCACCGGCGTGCTCTACGTGGGGTTGCGGCGACCGGCCCGGTTCGGCGACGACGCCATCACGCGGCTCCAGCGGATCGCGGACGAGGGCGCGGAGCGGTTCTTCGTGGCGGACCGGCTGGAGGAACGCACCGAGGCGGCGGTGGCCGCCGAGCGCGCGCGGATCGCGGCGGGACTGCACGACTCGGTGGGCGCGATGCTGTTCACCGCCGGGGCCGAGCTGCGCGACCTGCGGACCGATCCGGGCCTGAGCCCGCAGGTGACGGCGCGGCTGCGGAGCGTGGAGCGGCGGATAGCGGAGGCGGCCTCGCTGTTCAGGGAGTCGCTGGCCGGGATGGACGACACCGCGCCGCGCCAGGAGCTGCACGCCACGCTGGTGGCGGACTGCAAGGTGTTCGGGGAGCGGACCGGGATCGTGGCGCGGTGCGTCGTGGTGACGCCCGTGCCGGAGCTGGACGCCGGGCGGCGCGGCGCGCTGGTCGGGGTGGCGCGGGAGGCCCTGCTGAACGTGGAGAAGCACGCGCGGGCCTCGTCGGTGGTGGTGAGCCTCGCGGGCATCGACGGCGGCGTCAGCCTGGCCGTCGCGGACGACGGCGTCGGCTGGAACGACGACTCGCGCGATCCGGCGGTCTCCTCCGGGCGCGGCCTGCCGATGGCCAGGGAACGGCTGGAGCGGCTGGGCGGTTCGCTGTCCGTGGTCTCCGACGAGGACGGCGGCCTGACCGTGCGGGGGTGGCTGCCGTGA
- a CDS encoding acyl-CoA desaturase — MAQPTTTPGPEALWGDRMGTRDRVIVGIFVGIPFLAVIASVAVLWGWGVSWHDLVIAAVMYLIVMHGVTIGYHRLFTHKAFKASRPLKITLAVAGSLAVQGDPITWVADHRRHHQFADQPGDPHSPWRFGTSVPALLKGMVWAHIGWTMNNEKTNERHYVPDLLADRDLVIIRYLQLPLVLITFGAPAIVGGLWGDGTWDSDAAWSAFFWAGLVRVGLIHHVTWSINSICHMAGARPFKSRDKSGNVWWLAPLSGGEAWHNLHHADPTSARHGVLRGQIDSSARLIQLFEKFGWAQEVRWPDQRRITAKSVSPDTVAHKSLVKDAGK, encoded by the coding sequence ATGGCACAGCCCACCACCACACCCGGCCCCGAAGCCCTGTGGGGCGACCGGATGGGGACCCGTGACCGCGTGATCGTCGGCATCTTCGTCGGCATCCCGTTCCTGGCCGTCATCGCCTCCGTCGCCGTCCTGTGGGGCTGGGGCGTGTCCTGGCACGACCTCGTGATCGCCGCCGTCATGTACCTCATCGTCATGCACGGCGTCACGATCGGCTACCACCGCCTCTTCACCCACAAGGCGTTCAAGGCCAGCCGGCCCCTCAAGATCACCCTCGCCGTGGCCGGCTCCCTCGCCGTCCAGGGCGACCCCATCACCTGGGTCGCCGACCACCGCCGCCACCACCAGTTCGCCGACCAGCCGGGCGACCCCCACTCACCCTGGCGCTTCGGCACCTCCGTCCCCGCCCTCCTCAAAGGCATGGTCTGGGCCCACATCGGCTGGACCATGAACAACGAGAAGACCAACGAACGCCACTACGTCCCCGACCTCCTCGCCGACCGCGACCTGGTCATCATCCGCTACCTCCAACTCCCCCTCGTCCTCATCACCTTCGGCGCCCCCGCCATCGTCGGCGGCCTGTGGGGCGACGGCACATGGGACAGCGACGCCGCCTGGTCCGCCTTCTTCTGGGCCGGACTCGTCCGCGTCGGACTCATCCACCACGTCACCTGGTCCATCAACTCCATCTGCCACATGGCCGGCGCCCGCCCCTTCAAATCCCGCGACAAATCCGGCAACGTCTGGTGGCTGGCCCCCCTCTCCGGCGGTGAAGCCTGGCACAACCTCCACCACGCCGACCCCACCTCCGCCCGCCACGGCGTCCTGCGCGGACAGATCGACTCCAGCGCCCGCCTCATCCAGCTCTTCGAGAAATTCGGCTGGGCGCAGGAGGTCCGCTGGCCCGACCAACGCCGCATCACCGCCAAGTCCGTGTCGCCCGACACGGTGGCGCACAAGTCCCTGGTGAAGGACGCCGGGAAGTGA
- a CDS encoding alpha/beta hydrolase has product MSAQHPRRRAATRAAVASAATLAALAGLVYAPDAMGTGTGTTVTAGPAVTANDGARVVSETWLGDRTVDLQIQSPAVGKTVPTRVLLPEGWSADADRTWPVLYLLHGGGDDYDSWTRETDIEEFMAGRDVITVMPSAGRTGITAKWQDGKDYVTFQADELAQLLQRGYRAGTDRAVGGISTGGYAAFALAAQRPGTFDAAASYSGILHTQFPGVPTLLTAILAREGLLAGALWGYPFLSWSTWQANNPYNQVEKLRGTSLYISAGSGLLGSAGDLLGEGLESALWPSTQAFAQRLSSLGIPAQTHFYSGGSHNWQYFNREFERSWPMLAEALGLPA; this is encoded by the coding sequence ATGTCCGCACAGCACCCGCGCAGACGCGCCGCCACCCGCGCCGCCGTGGCGAGCGCGGCCACCCTGGCCGCCCTGGCCGGTCTCGTCTACGCCCCCGACGCCATGGGCACGGGAACCGGGACCACGGTCACCGCCGGGCCCGCCGTCACCGCGAACGACGGCGCCCGCGTCGTCTCCGAGACGTGGCTGGGCGACCGGACGGTGGATCTTCAGATCCAGTCCCCCGCCGTGGGGAAGACCGTCCCGACGCGGGTGCTGCTCCCGGAGGGCTGGTCGGCGGACGCGGACCGCACCTGGCCCGTGCTCTACCTCCTGCACGGCGGTGGCGACGACTACGACTCGTGGACACGCGAGACGGACATCGAGGAGTTCATGGCGGGCCGGGACGTCATCACCGTCATGCCGTCGGCCGGGCGCACCGGCATCACCGCCAAGTGGCAGGACGGCAAGGACTACGTCACGTTCCAGGCGGACGAGCTGGCGCAGCTCCTCCAGCGCGGCTACCGGGCCGGGACCGACCGGGCCGTGGGGGGCATCTCCACCGGCGGGTACGCGGCGTTCGCGCTCGCCGCCCAGCGGCCCGGCACGTTCGACGCGGCGGCCTCGTACAGCGGCATCCTGCACACGCAGTTCCCCGGGGTGCCGACCCTGCTGACGGCGATCCTCGCCCGGGAGGGCCTGCTGGCCGGCGCGCTGTGGGGCTACCCGTTCCTGAGCTGGTCCACCTGGCAGGCCAACAACCCGTACAACCAGGTCGAGAAACTGCGCGGCACCTCGCTCTACATCTCCGCCGGCAGCGGCCTGCTCGGCAGCGCCGGGGACCTCCTCGGCGAGGGCCTGGAGAGCGCGCTGTGGCCGTCGACGCAGGCGTTCGCCCAGCGGCTGTCGTCACTCGGCATCCCCGCGCAGACCCACTTCTACTCGGGCGGTTCCCACAACTGGCAATACTTCAACCGGGAGTTCGAGAGGTCTTGGCCGATGCTCGCCGAGGCCCTGGGGCTGCCCGCCTGA